One stretch of Oncorhynchus masou masou isolate Uvic2021 chromosome 9, UVic_Omas_1.1, whole genome shotgun sequence DNA includes these proteins:
- the LOC135546609 gene encoding ephrin type-A receptor 4-like: MIITEYMENGSLDAFLRKNDGRFTVIQLVGILRGIASGMKYLSDMSYVHRDLAARNILVNSNLVCKVSDFGMSRVLEDDPEAAYTTRGGKIPIRWTAPEAIAYRKFTSASDVWSYGIVMWEVMSYGERPYWDMSNQDVIKAIDEGYRLPPPMDCPVALHQLMLDCWQRERGDRPKFGQIVNMLDKLIRNPNSLKRTGGETTRPSTTLLEPVSPEVASALGSVEDWLQAIGMERYSDNFTAAGYTTPEAVVHMTQEDMGRIGISSAAHQNKILTSVQGMLSQMQQMQGRMVPV; encoded by the exons ATGATTATCACAGAGTACATGGAGAATGGTTCGTTGGATGCATTTCTGAGG AAGAATGACGGGCGTTTCACAGTGATCCAGCTGGTGGGCATCTTGCGTGGCATCGCGTCGGGCATGAAGTACCTTTCTGATATGAGCTATGTCCACAGAGACCTGGCCGCACGCAACATCCTGGTCAACAGCAACCTGGTGTGTAAGGTGTCTGACTTCGGCATGTCACGAGTCCTGGAGGACGACCCCGAGGCTGCATACACCACCAGg GGAGGGAAGATCCCCATTCGCTGGACAGCCCCAGAAGCCATTGCCTACAGGAAGTTCACCTCGGCCAGCGACGTGTGGAGCTACGGCATAGTAATGTGGGAAGTGATGTCATATGGGGAGCGCCCATATTGGGACATGAGTAACCAGGAT gtgATCAAGGCCATAGATGAGGGGTACAGGCTTCCCCCGCCCATGGACTGCCCCGTGGCACTGCACCAGCTGATGCTGGACTgctggcagagggagaggggcgaCAGGCCCAAGTTTGGCCAGATCGTCAACATGCTGGACAAACTGATCCGGAACCCCAACAGCCtgaagaggactggaggagagaccaCACG ACCCAGCACCACCCTCCTGGAGCCGGTCAGCCCGGAGGTGGCCTCGGCGCTGGGCTCTGTGGAGGACTGGCTGCAGGCCATCGGCATGGAGAGATACAGCGACAACTTCACCGCAGCAGGATACACCACCCCAGAGGCTGTGGTTCATATGACACAGGA GGACATGGGCCGAATTGGAATCTCCTCAGCTGCACACCAGAATAAGATCCTGACCAGCGTCCAGGGAATGCTCTCCCAAATGCAACAGATGCAAGGCAGAATGGTTCCGGTCTGA